The Pseudomonas azotoformans genome has a segment encoding these proteins:
- the hslU gene encoding ATP-dependent protease ATPase subunit HslU, with product MSMTPREIVHELNRHIIGQDDAKRAVAIALRNRWRRMQLPEELRVEVTPKNILMIGPTGVGKTEIARRLAKLANAPFIKVEATKFTEVGYVGRDVESIIRDLADAALKMLREQEVTKVSHRAEDAAEERILDALLPPARMGFNEDAAPASDSNTRQLFRKRLREGQLDDKEIEIEVAEVSGVDISAPPGMEEMTSQLQNLFANMGKGKKKSRKLKVKEALKLVRDEEAGRLVNEEELKAKALEAVEQHGIVFIDEIDKVAKRGNSGGVDVSREGVQRDLLPLIEGCTVNTKLGMVKTDHILFIASGAFHLSKPSDLVPELQGRLPIRVELKALTPGDFERILSEPHASLTEQYRELLKTEGLGIEFQADGIKRLAEIAWQVNEKTENIGARRLHTLLERLLEEVSFSAGDLAGAQNGEVIKIDAEYVNSHLGELAQNEDLSRYIL from the coding sequence ATGTCCATGACTCCCCGCGAAATCGTCCATGAACTCAACCGCCATATCATCGGCCAGGACGATGCCAAGCGCGCCGTAGCCATTGCGCTGCGTAACCGCTGGCGCCGGATGCAACTGCCCGAAGAACTGCGCGTTGAAGTAACGCCCAAGAACATCCTGATGATCGGCCCGACCGGCGTCGGTAAAACCGAAATCGCCCGTCGCCTGGCCAAGCTGGCCAATGCACCGTTCATCAAGGTCGAAGCCACCAAGTTCACCGAAGTGGGCTACGTGGGCCGCGACGTCGAGTCGATCATCCGTGACCTGGCCGACGCCGCCCTGAAAATGCTGCGCGAACAGGAAGTGACCAAGGTCAGCCACCGCGCCGAAGACGCCGCCGAAGAACGCATCCTCGACGCCCTGCTGCCACCGGCACGCATGGGTTTCAACGAAGACGCCGCGCCTGCCTCGGACTCCAACACCCGCCAGCTGTTCCGCAAGCGCCTGCGTGAAGGCCAACTGGACGACAAGGAAATCGAGATCGAAGTCGCTGAAGTCTCCGGCGTCGACATCTCCGCCCCGCCTGGCATGGAAGAAATGACCAGCCAGTTGCAGAACCTGTTCGCCAACATGGGCAAGGGCAAGAAGAAAAGCCGCAAGCTCAAGGTGAAGGAAGCGCTGAAACTGGTGCGCGACGAAGAAGCCGGGCGCCTGGTGAATGAGGAAGAACTCAAGGCCAAGGCCCTGGAAGCGGTCGAGCAGCACGGCATCGTGTTTATCGACGAGATCGACAAGGTGGCCAAGCGCGGCAACTCCGGCGGTGTCGATGTGTCCCGCGAGGGCGTACAGCGCGACCTGCTGCCGCTGATCGAAGGCTGCACGGTGAACACCAAGCTGGGCATGGTCAAGACCGACCACATCCTGTTTATTGCCTCCGGCGCGTTCCACCTGAGCAAGCCAAGCGACCTGGTCCCAGAGCTGCAAGGTCGCCTGCCGATCCGCGTGGAGCTCAAGGCGCTGACCCCAGGCGACTTCGAGCGCATCCTCAGCGAGCCGCACGCGTCGCTCACCGAGCAATACCGTGAGCTGCTGAAAACCGAAGGCTTGGGTATCGAATTCCAAGCGGACGGCATCAAGCGCCTGGCGGAGATCGCCTGGCAGGTCAACGAGAAGACCGAGAACATCGGTGCCCGTCGTTTGCACACCTTGCTGGAGCGTTTGCTGGAGGAAGTCTCCTTCAGTGCTGGTGATTTGGCTGGCGCGCAGAATGGCGAAGTGATCAAGAT
- the hslV gene encoding ATP-dependent protease subunit HslV, translated as MTTIVSVRRHGKVVMGGDGQVSLGNTVMKGNAKKVRRLYHGQVLAGFAGATADAFTLFERFEGQLEKHQGHLVRAAVELAKEWRTDRSLSRLEAMLAVANKDASLIITGNGDVVEPEHGLIAMGSGGGYAQAAASALLKKTDLSAREIVETALGIAGDICVFTNHNQTIEEQDLAE; from the coding sequence TTGACCACCATCGTTTCAGTACGTCGCCACGGCAAAGTCGTCATGGGCGGCGACGGCCAGGTTTCCCTGGGTAATACCGTGATGAAAGGCAACGCCAAGAAAGTGCGTCGCCTGTACCACGGCCAGGTTCTCGCGGGCTTTGCCGGCGCTACCGCCGACGCTTTCACCCTTTTCGAGCGTTTCGAAGGCCAGCTAGAGAAACATCAGGGCCACCTGGTGCGCGCTGCGGTTGAACTCGCCAAAGAATGGCGCACCGATCGCTCCCTCAGCCGCCTGGAAGCCATGCTGGCCGTCGCCAACAAAGACGCTTCCCTGATCATCACCGGCAACGGCGATGTGGTTGAGCCTGAACATGGCCTGATCGCCATGGGTTCCGGCGGTGGCTACGCCCAAGCGGCCGCCAGCGCACTGTTGAAGAAAACCGACCTGTCGGCTCGCGAAATCGTCGAGACCGCCCTGGGTATTGCCGGTGATATCTGCGTGTTCACCAACCACAACCAGACCATTGAGGAGCAGGACCTCGCTGAGTAA
- a CDS encoding SPOR domain-containing protein, with the protein MAAKKKPAPKRGASRYQAPAKKPIPGWLWMAIGLTVGAFIVFLMKLDPGKGDDVKRVKQEQQKATKMAEANKTAPSPTAPVKPKYDFYTLLPESEVIVPPDAVPEKTLPTPQVPTTPVTPAEAAKIDTARAQAALAGITPPPAPPVAETKAAPVTKFFLQAGSFPKQADADRVRAQIILLGQSVTVESGTVKDATWYRVLVGPFSNREQLTVAQKQLAGAGFSNLLLQQRQSR; encoded by the coding sequence TTGGCTGCCAAGAAAAAACCTGCACCCAAGCGCGGCGCCAGCCGCTACCAGGCCCCGGCGAAGAAGCCGATCCCGGGCTGGTTGTGGATGGCGATCGGCCTCACCGTCGGTGCGTTTATCGTGTTCCTGATGAAGCTGGATCCGGGCAAGGGCGATGACGTCAAACGGGTCAAGCAGGAACAGCAGAAGGCCACGAAAATGGCCGAAGCCAACAAGACGGCGCCAAGCCCGACCGCACCTGTGAAGCCGAAGTACGACTTCTACACGCTGCTGCCGGAATCGGAAGTGATCGTGCCGCCTGACGCCGTGCCGGAGAAAACCCTGCCGACGCCACAGGTACCGACCACCCCGGTCACCCCAGCGGAAGCGGCGAAAATCGACACGGCGCGCGCCCAGGCTGCGCTGGCTGGCATTACGCCGCCGCCAGCACCGCCGGTTGCCGAGACCAAAGCCGCGCCGGTGACGAAGTTCTTCCTGCAAGCGGGTTCGTTCCCGAAACAGGCGGATGCGGATCGCGTGCGGGCGCAGATCATTCTGCTGGGGCAGTCGGTGACGGTTGAGTCGGGTACGGTGAAGGATGCGACCTGGTATCGCGTGCTGGTGGGGCCGTTCAGCAACCGTGAACAGCTGACCGTGGCGCAGAAACAACTGGCTGGCGCGGGCTTTAGCAACCTGTTGTTACAACAACGCCAGAGCCGCTAG